A stretch of the Bacillus thuringiensis genome encodes the following:
- a CDS encoding ArsR/SmtB family transcription factor, translated as MTTIQASNEMYKIPEADVELLKIMAHPVRLQIVKELEHRKICNVTQLTELLDVPQSTVSQHLSKMRGKILRSERRGLEMYYHIANSKACQIVSVLGL; from the coding sequence ATGACAACTATACAAGCAAGTAATGAAATGTACAAAATCCCAGAGGCGGATGTAGAATTATTAAAGATTATGGCCCATCCAGTTAGGTTACAGATTGTGAAGGAGCTAGAACATCGCAAGATTTGTAATGTAACACAATTAACGGAGTTATTAGATGTCCCTCAATCTACTGTATCTCAGCATTTGTCTAAAATGCGTGGCAAGATTCTCCGCTCGGAAAGAAGAGGGTTAGAGATGTACTATCATATTGCAAATTCCAAAGCATGTCAGATTGTTAGTGTACTAGGTTTATAA
- a CDS encoding disulfide oxidoreductase gives MEWIRKYHIAIAWSIATSAMLISLFFSEWMKLPPCDLCWYQRMAMYPLVLILGIGMYRKDPHVSTYAFPFACIGLMLSVYQITIQAFPISEMKICSVGVSCTEDYLNLFGFISIPMLSFVGFLVIIILLYIKPDREAKEQITHRL, from the coding sequence ATGGAATGGATTCGTAAGTACCACATTGCAATTGCTTGGTCGATAGCTACTAGTGCAATGTTAATTAGTTTGTTTTTTAGTGAATGGATGAAGCTGCCTCCATGTGATTTGTGCTGGTACCAAAGAATGGCCATGTATCCATTAGTATTAATATTGGGGATAGGAATGTATAGAAAAGATCCGCACGTCAGCACGTATGCATTTCCATTTGCGTGTATCGGTTTAATGTTATCTGTATATCAAATTACAATTCAAGCGTTTCCTATTAGTGAGATGAAAATTTGTTCTGTAGGGGTTTCTTGTACAGAAGATTACTTGAATTTGTTTGGCTTCATTTCAATACCTATGTTATCTTTTGTTGGATTTTTAGTCATCATAATACTTTTATATATTAAACCTGATAGAGAGGCAAAAGAACAAATAACACATCGATTATGA
- a CDS encoding thermonuclease family protein: MKIWIKAICIISFVFQMAACSSSTQTKNDSRPAQAVQNGIQQHVEGKGIVDIPEAYKGKVKGLETVKGNVLHIKDGDTIDVNVKGQKQTVRLLLLDTPESVSQKIPPQKMGKEAFSFLKKQLEGKSVTLVYDRGQKEDKYGRKLAYVFCNGIHINELMVKSGYGIIAYISRPNTTFLPEMLEAEKEAKELKAGVWSIKGFVDEKNRHYNRDDAA, encoded by the coding sequence ATGAAAATATGGATTAAGGCTATTTGTATAATATCATTCGTATTTCAAATGGCAGCATGTAGTAGTTCTACGCAAACAAAAAACGATTCAAGACCTGCCCAAGCAGTACAAAACGGGATACAACAGCACGTGGAAGGGAAAGGTATTGTTGATATTCCAGAAGCTTATAAGGGAAAAGTAAAAGGCTTAGAGACTGTTAAAGGGAATGTATTACATATAAAGGACGGAGATACGATAGACGTGAACGTAAAGGGACAGAAACAAACGGTAAGGTTACTGTTATTGGATACCCCTGAGTCTGTATCTCAAAAAATTCCACCACAAAAGATGGGAAAAGAAGCCTTTTCCTTTTTAAAGAAACAGCTAGAAGGGAAAAGTGTAACTTTGGTTTATGACCGGGGACAAAAAGAAGACAAATACGGTAGGAAATTGGCTTATGTATTTTGTAACGGAATACATATTAATGAATTAATGGTCAAGTCTGGTTATGGGATTATAGCCTATATTTCTAGACCGAATACTACATTTCTACCTGAAATGCTAGAAGCAGAAAAAGAAGCAAAAGAATTAAAGGCTGGTGTGTGGAGCATTAAAGGATTTGTAGATGAAAAGAACCGACATTATAACCGTGATGATGCAGCTTAA
- a CDS encoding type IA DNA topoisomerase, with translation MGKTLFIAEKPKVANEIMKSPRFRHSQKYIGSKPYYGYYENNHYIVSWCRGHLLELKNPEEMDPMYKTFKLEHLPLIYQPTYKVKQENAEQLQILVKLLQRPDVDQAVNICDADKEGELIYREVYEYAGVNKKQSRVYKSSFEAAELEAALNRLESASKYDGLAYSAKARQYLDYLLGMNITRGCTTKLAQNKFLLSSGRVQMCLLNEIRQRELAIENFKEQSYYHLQLTTDLGLTPVMKTEDQVLNPSPLRSLGENMKGQYLVVEEFKEGTRKKNPKLLYNLTDLYKDAHAQLQINAETSRKHIQNLYEEGFITYPRSSSRHLPTEQVDRVKGVMQALAKSQYSLLVQSVDIEAIDVKHKTFNDELVSSHFAIIPTTKLYQEESRPEIEKQLYNLVVKRFVGNFMRPAVYLVREVLLIDTMGNIYQTKESVLREKGFLEVFKEEVEEESVEAFKIPILQKGQELQISGFELLESKTKKPALHTESSILTFMETAGRKVDDEHLKELMKGKRIGTVATEATFIPTLHGKNYIAIEKGKITTTPIGSSFIEQFPVQQIKDPLYTAEMEGMIHRIEKNEMSYEDFIAQTNTFVQKITQELIRIPDTVSYNLIETWKQQIEVCQCPCRDGIILDRGKFFGCSNHPNCNIGLPKKIKDKTIPAVQVKKLFEENKMDLIKGFKSNGTEFFAYLAFVNGVVSFNLPSIEELSLGQCPKCQKGHILNRTTFFGCSEYQNGCDFLLSAKIKGKKLSDNQVKKLLNNDVTDFINGFSGENGEFTAAIRLKPDFSICFEFSTTDDRTVGKCPLCQSRIIIGKTNYLCEQYKKNCDFIISGMILEKKISASQIKKLLEKNMNDTIQGFKSKKTGELFGAKLTYDTVKKRLTFINVKKK, from the coding sequence ATAATCATTATATTGTCAGTTGGTGCCGTGGGCATCTGCTGGAACTAAAAAATCCGGAAGAGATGGATCCAATGTATAAAACGTTTAAGTTAGAACATTTGCCTTTAATTTATCAGCCAACTTATAAAGTAAAACAAGAAAATGCTGAACAATTACAAATTCTTGTGAAACTGCTGCAACGTCCAGATGTTGACCAAGCGGTGAATATTTGTGACGCGGATAAAGAAGGTGAATTAATCTATAGGGAAGTGTACGAATATGCAGGAGTGAATAAAAAGCAATCTCGCGTATATAAATCCTCTTTTGAAGCGGCAGAACTCGAGGCAGCACTCAATCGATTAGAAAGTGCATCTAAATACGATGGACTGGCGTATTCTGCTAAAGCAAGGCAGTATCTGGATTATCTATTAGGAATGAATATAACCAGGGGATGCACCACAAAATTAGCACAAAATAAATTCTTATTGTCATCTGGCCGTGTACAAATGTGTTTATTAAATGAGATACGTCAACGGGAGTTAGCGATTGAAAACTTTAAGGAGCAATCTTATTATCATCTGCAGCTAACAACAGATTTAGGACTTACACCGGTTATGAAAACAGAAGACCAAGTGTTAAACCCATCGCCATTAAGAAGTTTGGGAGAAAATATGAAAGGGCAATATCTTGTAGTAGAAGAATTTAAAGAAGGAACCAGGAAGAAGAATCCTAAATTGCTATATAACTTAACAGATCTGTATAAAGATGCCCATGCGCAATTACAAATTAATGCTGAAACTTCCAGAAAACACATTCAGAATTTGTATGAGGAAGGTTTCATAACCTACCCACGCTCATCTTCTAGGCATTTACCTACAGAACAAGTGGATCGTGTAAAAGGTGTTATGCAGGCGTTAGCTAAGAGTCAGTATTCTTTACTGGTACAATCTGTCGATATTGAAGCAATTGATGTGAAACATAAAACATTTAATGATGAGCTTGTATCAAGCCATTTCGCTATAATACCAACGACTAAACTATATCAAGAGGAAAGTCGTCCAGAGATTGAAAAGCAACTATATAACCTTGTAGTAAAACGTTTTGTGGGTAATTTCATGCGTCCTGCAGTGTACTTGGTAAGAGAAGTATTACTTATTGACACGATGGGGAATATATATCAAACAAAAGAAAGTGTGCTTCGAGAAAAAGGGTTTCTAGAAGTGTTCAAAGAGGAAGTGGAAGAAGAAAGTGTGGAAGCATTCAAAATCCCTATTCTACAGAAGGGACAAGAACTTCAAATCAGTGGTTTTGAATTACTTGAATCCAAAACAAAGAAACCCGCATTACACACGGAAAGTTCAATTTTGACTTTCATGGAAACAGCTGGACGAAAAGTAGATGATGAACATTTAAAAGAATTAATGAAAGGCAAAAGAATAGGGACTGTCGCGACCGAAGCGACCTTTATTCCAACTCTACACGGGAAGAACTATATAGCCATTGAAAAAGGAAAAATTACAACGACTCCAATTGGTAGTTCCTTTATTGAGCAATTTCCTGTTCAGCAAATTAAAGATCCACTATACACAGCTGAAATGGAAGGAATGATACACCGTATTGAAAAGAATGAAATGAGTTATGAAGACTTCATTGCACAAACAAATACGTTTGTACAAAAAATAACACAAGAGCTTATAAGAATACCTGATACGGTTTCGTATAATCTTATAGAGACTTGGAAGCAACAAATAGAAGTATGCCAATGCCCTTGCAGAGATGGAATAATTTTAGATAGAGGGAAATTCTTCGGGTGCAGCAATCATCCGAACTGTAATATTGGATTACCTAAGAAAATTAAAGACAAAACAATCCCTGCAGTACAAGTAAAAAAACTATTTGAAGAGAATAAAATGGACCTTATAAAAGGATTTAAATCTAACGGAACAGAATTTTTTGCTTATCTAGCATTCGTTAACGGCGTAGTCAGCTTTAATTTGCCTTCAATTGAAGAATTATCGCTAGGTCAGTGTCCGAAGTGTCAGAAAGGACACATTCTTAACCGTACAACGTTTTTCGGATGCTCAGAATATCAAAACGGATGCGATTTTTTATTGTCAGCTAAAATAAAAGGTAAGAAATTATCCGATAACCAGGTTAAAAAACTATTGAATAATGATGTGACAGATTTCATTAATGGTTTTAGTGGGGAAAACGGAGAATTCACTGCTGCGATTCGATTAAAGCCGGACTTTAGTATTTGTTTTGAATTTTCGACTACAGATGATCGTACGGTAGGTAAATGTCCATTATGCCAGAGTAGGATTATAATAGGGAAAACAAACTATCTATGTGAACAATACAAGAAGAACTGTGATTTCATCATTTCAGGAATGATACTCGAAAAAAAAATTTCAGCTAGTCAAATTAAGAAATTACTAGAAAAGAATATGAATGATACAATTCAAGGATTTAAATCAAAAAAAACGGGGGAATTATTCGGTGCAAAATTAACATATGACACCGTAAAGAAAAGACTGACGTTTATAAACGTGAAGAAGAAATAA